The nucleotide sequence tcattaggattttagcttttcgggactttgattcaggattttggctctttcgggattttggagatAAGGAGTTtcacccattcgggattttggcttttagggaaTTTcgccttttcgagattttggcttttccgaactttgattcattcgggattttgacctatttaaaatttcgacccaatcgggattttgatccattcgggtttttggctttctaGATTTCGGCATTCAGGATTAtagttttcggtattttggcttttcgtaaTTTTGGCCCAAGGGGATGGCAAGTTccggaatttacaatgattttgatgcccaaatctctcaataatttggatgacattttgccccatatgcccgattgagagagagtctactgtatttctaaACCAATTCGATCATAttcggattttttggaaaggactTAAAATTTCCCATCTGACTGTATCGATTATGAATCAGTAAAGCATTCATAATTGATTAATCTTTCACAAAttaatatatcttttttttattttcttgttgttttttttttcaaagcattCTAAAATGCACTCTTCCAATTTCCTGGCTTCTGAATGGGTAGCAAATACggtaaacacaaaaaattttgagaagaactaattcacggagagctctatctagTAAATCCAAAAATATCTTCCAAAATatatcctcaaaaaaaaaaaaattcaaatttgaaaaagataaCATAGAGGAGGCATTTAAAAACCAATTTAGagtttcattattattattttttttaatattcatttccaaatttcaattttaattttcgataTATTTTAAAGTGCGTCTTTTCAAGCATTGGTAATTCAAAATGATTAAAACCGAATTAATTAACTGAGAAAATgagatttaaatttattgtttttatgatCATAGCGATTTCGACTAAAGCGCCTCTAGCGGAAGTCGGACAAACTTTGAATATTCTGAAGAAttgtttgaaattaaattgcgaCCCAAATTATACTCAATTAAGTTCagaatataaaaattagttgATTATCTCTTGAAATAttatgatatttatttattttattcgatttcttttagttttagcTTTCGTGTTTTTAAAATAGGTTTAATACAATATTGTCTCTAAAATGAGCTACATTGTCATCTTatcccttcactgagaaaataagagggtgcgattaactttttttcctcataactttaacactttttggatataaaaatatatcaacattttttaatgttaattttacacccttttaagtgtaaaattaatccataatacacctaaaaggcataatatttacaccgatttcggatcaataatgcagggaaaaattaacatttccggaatgttattataactttttcggatttctctgtcaGTGTTCAAAATTAGAATTAACTAAACTAGATCAAAGAACCTTAGATTTTTCATACTTCAAAtccaaatattaaaatttactgttATTCATTGCATTTAAATTGAGTAGATTATCGACCTGAAACAtgtatttatacaaaaaatcccCACGGAAGACAAAAGAAAAACTATGAAGCTTCTCGGTAGTATCATGTATTCCAGTGAGCACCATTCACTGTGATATTTTCTGAATAAATCACCttatttgcataaaattgattgctgttttcttatttttatacaaaatcggaatattttataaaagatgCGTATGCAAAAAGGGGAACAACCGGCAAAATATCACGGCGACTCGGCGACCAATTTTGTGGTTTGCATGACTCAGACTTGGCAAAAAATGTCTCCGAAATTGTGGAAAAATTCTAACAATTTCCCGAAAAACAGgcaattaaatcattttaaagtcTTATTAATGTCTTTCCGGAACACAGTAATTTGCCTCTTGATCTTATCTCAATAAACACTGATGGAACTCATTGAGCCAATCACTGGAGATTCCACGGAATTTAGAAGGAGTGGAAGGTTTTCTATACAATAATTCATTCTGAAGAATACATTCAAAGTTCTGAAATCCACCCACATGGGAGaggttttcttggaaaaatctcTGAATCAACTCACCCCGGAATCTCCCTTGCATGTGTCCACGTTGTTCTCTCCGCCGGCACAGAATTGATTGGGCGTCCACTTGAGACTGAGATAAACTCTCTGGCACCGGGAATTGTCCACCACGGGCAAGCTGACCTTCAGAAGATCATTGGATGTCGTCATGTTCTCCGTGGTGCCCCATCCCGTGGCCACGAGACGTCGCAGTTGCATTCTCTGAAGCTGCTGCGTGTACGGAAGACAAACTGGCTTGATGTTGTCCCTGTTGGTATCTGCTCGATCCCTCAGCCTAATCAGTCCAATGTCATTTGCGAATTTGGGCGTATTGTACTTTGGATGTGGCAATAGAAGATCTTTCAGGATCTCCTGAGTCGGTGGGGAGCAGATTGTTTCATCCCCGATTGTCTGACAGTCTTCATCGTAGCGCACATCGTATTCGCCCAGAACCACTGAATACACGTCAATCCCACTCCTCAGACGAGCGATACAGTGAGCAGCAGTGAGGACGTAGCGATCAGTGATCAGGGAACCTCCACATCTGAAGGAAAACCCATCAGAGTCTCTGTATCTGAGCAGAGCCATCCAGGGATACTCAAAGAGAGCAGTCTTCTCACCATAAGCTACTTTGTCGCCCAAAATTGGGCCACAAATTGTGCTGGGCAAGAGTGAGAGATTGGGATGGTTAGAGACATCCGTGGGTCCTGTCGGGACCTCATCGGATACTTCATTTGTAGTTGATCCTACTGAGGAAATTGGAGTAGAACCTGAAGATGGTCGGCGACAACAAACTGCGGCCTGAAAAGGCAACagcccaagaaacaattttttcttaatatagtcttgtagaattccccaagtaaggcattatagaacaaaaatctttttatttgcttataaagtTCTTGGTTCcttcactgagattactataagtggcgcactcttaaggatcttaagagcttctacaggaatttcaacagaaatttctcactttaagtcttttaaaagtgcactaaaaggactaaaagacttgtctaatacttggttttataaggcagctattttgcttcttgggagatAATCTATTTTCTGGCCAATAACTTTCCAACTTagggcaaaatcacattgacagtaaaatgctcgcctCAGCcgcaccgtatttcgttgatttacgcattttcattgctattcttacgcaaattttcaattacggtattaccttatgtcatactcggtggcactaggtgaaaatagtataaaaaattgaataaataaaacgaaaatgtgataaacggtaagcaaaaaaaaaatataggatttttttgctaaagtttttcgtacagtttttttgctcaccgtttatcgtattttcgttttatttcttcaattttcttatattattttcacctagtgccaccgattatgagataatgtaacacggtaattgagaatttgcgtaaaaattacaatgaaaatgcgtaaattaacgaaatacggtgagggctttgacggtgacggtaagcattttactgtcCATATGTTTCTGATCTTAATCTGATACACAAATCATCTAAAAACCATCTTAAAGTCTGGAAAACTGAGTAAGgaaaagtggggtacctttggaatttggatttttctcctatttttaaataaaattgagccttatcgtgatatgatttagctgcacaaactaAAAGATTGAGACTTGACTGACCGTTTTGTTTTATCATTAATATAGCAATATTTACTTTGCACTGTAATATACTCCTAATATGAATATTTAACTCAAGTCAAGACTCAAGTAGCGTTTTAAAAGCTCATTTACGCGTTtgctgattttatttattttttttttttaagaaatagaaattaagaattcatcctCATATGGTCTTATTTCTCCTAGATATACACTTCCCCATTGTTATCGCTTAATTCGATTAGAActgaattattgtattttttaagaTGTATAATAAGTTGATGAGACTAAGAACAAGGCAATTCTTTGACCTACCAGGTCCTTTACAATTAAGAAAGTtcattaaacattaaaaataacaaataaaaagtaaagaCAAAAATTAATAGTTgcttttttgataaattgtagAAAAATCGTTGTTCTGTCAACGGTCAATGTGTCTTATTTCTCactaaataaagttgcagaattATTGATTAAAAACAACTATTTGTCAAGAACCCATTTTTGAACCAAATAATCTTAATTTCATTTACttttttacttgaaatttttaataattactcTTTATTAAGATTCAACCGTTTTCCGGGTCAATGTTTTCTTGATAACTTAGAGGTCAAAAATTAACTAAGGTCAATAAAATTGTGATTAATAAAGTTCCTAGAATTGCAATGTTATAcagaaataattcaataaaaaatacacaaagaaatctttattttttaatagtaCCAAATTTCTTTAATGTAAAAATCAATGATGATTCACGCTGCACGTTCTTAGACTCTGAACACGTCATCGAATGCTCCAGATCGCGCACGAGACTAACATTACATCTTCGCCTAAACAAAAGTTTACACTATCGACATTTAATCTTGTTGAAGTAACatttattcagagaaataaaaTCACgtgaatgaaaatttaaaaagaaataccaCACGCTTATCATTTAGCTACGTCATGAATACATTATTTATCGAAATGTTTTGGAGTTGTATACAATAAACGTATTTGGAAACAGGTATTATTGGACGCAATATCGTCTTAAAGCCATTCACCAAATTTATAAGATAAAATAAGAAAGTTTTGACCACATCGAATGTGTCAAGAGTGCAAGAAAAAcgtgataaaaaaatatttgtcgtCATCATTGACCGCACAAAGTCTTTTTTTGGCATCACGTGCTACCAGAGACAGAAGATATTCCTGGCCCCTGGCATTTACCAAATGTTGTGCTTGATGGATGAAAATGTGGATCTACGCATCAATTACATTTGTGCTAATTGGATATCTTTTCTTAGAAATGAGAACAATGATAAAAGGCCAAAAAAACTGATGCTAATTTAAATAGAGTTATGCTTTTTGGGTacttgattgttttttttttatcaattttgtaaTATGAAAGACAAACAAATGGATGATCAAGCACTTACTCACGAAACCATAACTTGGACAAAAAATATCAAGCAATTTGTAATGAATGTAACCGCAATAAATAGCAATATTACAATTCATTTATAATACTTatacttttaaaacattattttttcgataagggaagactttcagtcttcgcacacactctggtttcgaacacttcatgtttttttcccatagggtaagatggggtaatttggaatgatatctaatttggaactttgagatttgataacagttttagatagcaaaaggaaaaaaaaacaacgaagaaatcCTCTCGattgtaaagtcttgtacttcttcgtggttttctttatctttttggccatttgaaacagtgaggaaatcctaaaattccaaaatagacatgattccgaattaccccaacTTACCCTAATCCCTTACTGCATCAACCTAattgccatagataggtcaaattcagtaaagaaacataggaaaaacatATAAAGGTTTTAGAAGCcaaaatgtgtgcgaagcctgaaaaatCGTCGAAGTTTCAGcagttaggggaatgtaggcatggttcgcacagagtgaaccttcaaacgatgcgaattttttctttgtttgcaaagagctgacctaccatttctcatctcatttcatgagcttaataatgatctatcttatggctaagaaatgacgaactagctctttgcaaccaaagagaaaatttgcgttgtttgaaggttcactctgttcgaaccatgccaacattctcctacaaattttgaccaaaaaattgCACCTAGCTTTGTAATTAACTATTTTATCacattgaatatttcaattctgTTGttttctctgattggctaggCTAGACTTTTATATGCTTCGTTTCAAATGAGATAATGCTAtggcaataaaaaatttaatggtcaattaatattcaatatcaattaaatattgattaattaaccaataatttatttttattgcattgaaaatatttgtaaatagaaattaaatattaagagAGCGGTAACATATTTAGCacaggcatgtactaaaaagaagttaaataaaagtctaattttccattaaatagTGAACCaacaaaaaactaataaatatgAATTAGGAACAGGAGGTACTCattaaaattacacatttaatGTCAAAAACggtaacttgaaaaaaaaaataatttatcacaTGGTACTTTGCAAGTAAAGttttgtactaaatatttaagatgATCAGAAAATTTAGTATTAGTCGAACATCTAAAAAATGAAGATGAATGATATGGTTTAAAATTTGTTACTGAATTGTTATTTAGCTTTTTTTTGgttataaatttagaaaaaatatcagcgatgaaatatatatttagcACACGCATGTATTAAATCAATTTGTGATATAATTAGTTATATTAATGCAATTGAAGCGTCTTGCCTAGAGGAAATTGCCTTAATGATCACGGTAATCCCTACAAGTAATTATACACAAATCATTTGTTTCTCTCACTATTTTATTAACACATGCATGTgctaaattcattttcattccctttccttatttatttatttattttaatgaaagaaTTTCAAAGAAAGTTAGACCTTTAGTACAAATCAAGTGAGATGTTTGAAATAACTTATTTTTATAACGATTTCATTTAGTACATCCATGTGCTAAATCGAGAtctcatccaaaaaaaaaattatacttcaTGTTTTAGAACaagtaaattgaaatttaaactatctaaaactaatcaaaaattaaaaagggaaattattgtataatatttttggttattttgtttaattatttttataaagccTTGCTgccttgaaaattcaaaaaaggtCTTTAGATCATTTCAAATCCTGCCTTTCCcgtttttatgataaatttctAGTGTTCTTTAATTCTACACAATTGTTTTCTTCAcagaaatgaataaaagtgATAAAAGTCATTGATTAAATTGATGCTGTTTAACAACATTCTTCGGATATTTTACAGAAGTCATTCAGCAAGTGATATTATCCagagaaagataaaaaaaaatatgtacatAAAACAGAAGAGTCATTACTATAGAAAATTTAtgtcctagtttttttttttgtagacaCTTTGGGGcttagtaaataaaataattacttttTTCTGAATGTTCCTTCAAAACTCAACCCAAAATACACGAATTACTTCTTTAATTACATATTGTGAACACACTTAAGCCAAACAAACAGTCTTGAATTTCAATATTGACTATCTCATTCAGAAGCAAATaaagcaaataaaataatttgaagagTTCTTCAAACAGAAGCATCTCTTCAAATTAATAATGTCAATGGAAGTTCAGTTTGTTGCAAAAATAAATGCATAACTGAGGGAACAAAAGTTCATTAACTTTTCTCAGTCCTTTTGACCACGATAAACTTTCTTATTCGCATTCTTGCTATTTATAGAATATGGGAAATTTTCCAGCTTCCAGATTAGAGGCAGAAGTTGGTTTTTCCCACATGAAACAGGAAAAACTCTTTTAAAACTGTCTTAAATCTTTGTGGCActacaaaaaaaactcataGTTCATTTTCTTGGAAGTCAATGGAAAGAATAAATATTGTCAAGTGCCGATGAAAAAAATGCCACTTCAatggattttattaaatatcGAGAGAGGAGATGGAAAAAACTGTAATCGCGATGTGAGAAATGTGGCCAACCTTGAGCCATCTTCACTTTACGCATTTTTAACTGCGAgggattctctcataatcagggcccatttatagctatgtaatacaattttgaacttggaatacaacgtagaaattgtattacatcgtagaagttggaatacatcgtagaaattgtattacatatttgaagttggaatatcatcatcatcatcaatcatcatcatcatttcaaccacttatcactattggggggcggggaagttggaatccaacgtagaaattgtaatacaattttgaagttggaatacaacgtagaaattgtattacaattttgaacttggaatacaacgtagaaattgtattacatcgtagaagttggaatacaactttcaaaatatcatgtcAGTGGATTTCCTATCTCCTCtctaggaaatcccagatcctctgggattttcttgcatattatgcccaagactcttcagataccttccgtggtcagaggatttctggagcttcctccaagaaatcccagatctattgggattttcttgcatattatgcccaagactcttcagataccttccgtggtcagaggatttctggagcttcctccaagaaatcccagatcttttgggattttcttgcatattatgcccaagactcttcagataccttccgtggtcagagaatttctggagcttcctccaagaaatcctagatcttttgggattttcttgcatattatgcccaagactcttcagataccttccgtggtcagaggatttctggagcttcctccaagaaatcctagatcttttgggattttcttgcatattatgcccaagactcttcagataccttccgtggtcagaggatttctggagcttcctccaagaaatcctaaatcttttgggattttcttgcatattatgcccaagactcttcagataccttccgtggtcagaggatttctggagcttcctccaagaaatcctagatcttttgggattttcttgcatattatgcccaagactcttcagataccttccgtggtcagagaatttctggagcttcctccaagaaatcccagatcttttgggattttcttgcatattatgcccaagactcttcagataccttccgtggtcagaggatttctggagcttcctccaagaaatcctagatcttttgggattttcttgcatattatgcccaagactcttcagataccttccgtggtcagaggatttctggagcttcctccaagaaatcctagatcttttgggattttcttgcatattatgcccaagactcttcagataccttccgtggtcagaggatttctggagcttcctccaagaaatcctagatcttttgggattttcttgcatattatgcccaagactattcagataccttccgtggtcagaggatttctggagcttcctccaagaaatcctagatcttttgggattttcttgcatattatgcccaagactcttcagataccttccgtggtcagagaatttttggagcttcctccaagaaatcccagatcttttgggattttcttgcatattatgcccaagactcttcagataccttccgtggtcagaggatttctggagcttcctccaagaaatcctagatcttttgggattttcttgcatattatgcccaagactcttcagataccttccgtggtcagaggatttctggagcttcctccaagaaatcccagatcttttgggattttcttgcatattatgcccaagactcttcagataccttccgtggtcagaggatttctggagcttcctccaagaaatcctagatcttttgggattttcttgcatattatgcccaagactcttcagataccttccgtggtcagaggatttctggagcttcctccaagaaatcctagatcttttgggattttcttgcatattatgcccaagactcttcagataccttccgtggtcagaggatttctggagcctcctccaagaaatcctagatcttttgggattttcttgcatattatgcccaagactcttcagataccttccgtggtcagaggatttctggagcttcctccaagaaatcccagatcttttgggattttcttgcatattatgcccaagactcttcagataccttccgtggtcagaggatttctggagcttcctccaagaaatcccagatcttttgggattttcttgcatattatgcccaagactcttcagataccttccgtggtcagaggatttctggagctttctccaggaaatcccagatcttttgggattttcttgcatattatgcccaaaactcttcagataccttccgtagtcagaggattcctggagcttcctccaggaaatcccagatcttttgggattttcttgcatattatgcccaagactcttcagataccttctgtggtcagaggattcctggagcttcctccaggaaatacCAGATCTTTTCGGATTTTCTTGCATAGTATgaccaagactcttcagataccttctgtggtcagaggattcctggagattTCTCCAGTAAATCCCAGTCTTCcgtgattttcttgcatattatgcccgagACTCTTCAGatcccttctgtggtcagaggatttctggagtttcctccagcaaatcccagatcttctgggattttcttgcatattatgcccaagactcttcagataccttccgtggtcagaggattcctggagcttcctacagaaatcccagat is from Phlebotomus papatasi isolate M1 chromosome 1, Ppap_2.1, whole genome shotgun sequence and encodes:
- the LOC129798157 gene encoding serine protease grass-like yields the protein MLLKFTVLAFISATIHQSHSQSVICTTPEGFQATCTPVKQCPAILGIFNNAPRPLPPNIVSYLQRLQCFHPSGEAAVCCRRPSSGSTPISSVGSTTNEVSDEVPTGPTDVSNHPNLSLLPSTICGPILGDKVAYGEKTALFEYPWMALLRYRDSDGFSFRCGGSLITDRYVLTAAHCIARLRSGIDVYSVVLGEYDVRYDEDCQTIGDETICSPPTQEILKDLLLPHPKYNTPKFANDIGLIRLRDRADTNRDNIKPVCLPYTQQLQRMQLRRLVATGWGTTENMTTSNDLLKVSLPVVDNSRCQRVYLSLKWTPNQFCAGGENNVDTCKGDSGGPLVYPGNIRGQRYVQFGIVSAGVNSCGVSNGTPAVYVRVGNYMKWILDTMRP